A region from the Sorex araneus isolate mSorAra2 chromosome 6, mSorAra2.pri, whole genome shotgun sequence genome encodes:
- the LOC101550966 gene encoding olfactory receptor 10A5-like, with protein MAEGNWTRFSEFVLMSFSSLLPEIQSLLFLTFLIIYMITLTGNSLIILVTLADPALHSPMYFFLRNLSFLEVGFNLVIVPKMLATLLAGDTSISFFGCVTQMYFFFFFGVAECFLLATMAYDRYVAICNPLHYPVIMNHKTCTKLAVASWFPGLPVATVQTTWLFSFPFCGTNKVNHFFCDSPPVLKLVCADTALFEIYAIVGTVLVVMIPCLLILCSYIRIAAAILKIPSAKGKHKAFSTCSSHLLVVSIFYVSLSLTYFRPKSNNSPESKKMLSLSYTVVTPMLNPIIYSLRNNEVKNALVRTFRKAFSLKNYIP; from the coding sequence ATGGCTGAAGGAAACTGGACAAGATTTAGTGAGTTTGTCCTCATGAGCTTCTCTTCCCTGCTCCCTGAAATACAGTCGTTACTTTTCCTAACATTTCTCATCATCTACATGATCACCCTGACAGGAAATAGCCTTATCATTCTGGTTACCCTGGCTGACCCCGCTCTGCACAgtcccatgtacttcttcctcaggaACTTGTCTTTTTTGGAGGTTGGCTTCAACCTAGTTATTGTGCCCAAGATGTTGGCGACTTTACTAGCGGGAGACACATCCATCTCCTTTTTCGGCTGTGTCACTCagatgtatttcttctttttcttcggAGTGGCGGAATGCTTCCTTCTGGCCACCATGGcatatgaccgctatgtggccatctgcaatcCTTTGCACTACCCAGTCATCATGAACCATAAGACATGTACCAAACTGGCTGTTGCCTCCTGGTTTCCAGGTCTCCCTGTAGCCACGGTGCAGACTACATGGCTCTTCAGCTTTCCATTCTGTGGCACCAACAAGGTGAACCACTTCTTCTGTGACAGTCCACCTGTGCTGAAGCTGGTGTGTGCAGACACAGCACTGTTTGAGATCTACGCGATTGTTGGAACCGTTCTGGTGGTCATGATACCCTGCCTGCTGATTCTATGTTCCTACATTCGAATTGCTGCTGCCATCCTCAAGATTCCATCAGCGAAAGGGAAACATAAAGCTTTCTCTACTTGTTCTTCCCACCTCCTTGTTGTCTCCATTTTCTATGTATCTTTAAGCCTCACCTATTTCCGGCCCAAGTCTAATAATTCCCCAGAGAGCAAGAAGATGCTGTCTTTGTCGTATACTGTTGTGACACCAATGCTGAACCCCatcatctacagcctgagaaataATGAGGTGAAGAATGCCCTTGTCAGGACCTTCCGCAAGGCCTTCagtcttaaaaattatattccatag